One window of the Populus nigra chromosome 4, ddPopNigr1.1, whole genome shotgun sequence genome contains the following:
- the LOC133692781 gene encoding uncharacterized protein LOC133692781, with protein MALPDFNALRDLHNSANDLLHSPEIQQVLVSQKQEKWLHEVSEASLRMLDVCGASKDVLLLVREHLVDLQFTIRRKRVCKQDISTEIAAYNLYRKKLKRGTLKCLKSLKGMTGKSVTSDASHVDHSIVVVVEVLREVSATAITIVESLLSLVSIPWLEQGSSKGSFIRSTFLRSTGQRLYDFFDETALHSANKRLEAVEIAVELKLLRKKRSNHAVYMAWLQLTVKASLFSDYIF; from the coding sequence ATGGCACTGCCTGATTTCAATGCTCTCAGAGACTTGCACAATTCTGCCAATGACCTCCTCCATTCACCAGAAATCCAACAAGTTCTTGTCAGccagaaacaagaaaaatggcTTCACGAAGTCTCAGAGGCATCTCTAAGAATGTTGGACGTGTGTGGTGCATCTAAAGATGTTCTTTTGCTTGTCAGAGAACATCTTGTAGACTTACAATTCACAATACGTAGAAAAAGGGTTTGCAAGCAAGATATTAGCACCGAAATTGCAGCCTATAATCTCTACAGAAAGAAGCTAAAGAGAGGGACATTGAAATGCCTGAAATCACTCAAGGGAATGACAGGCAAATCTGTAACATCAGATGCCTCACATGTAGACCACAGCATTGTGGTGGTTGTTGAAGTGCTAAGAGAAGTAAGTGCGACAGCCATCACCATTGTTGAATCTTTATTATCACTCGTTTCAATTCCATGGCTGGAGCAGGGATCAAGTAAAGGGTCCTTTATAAGGTCCACGTTTTTGCGATCAACTGGCCAGAGACtgtatgatttttttgatgaaaCTGCACTTCATAGTGCAAATAAAAGATTGGAGGCAGTTGAGATTGCTGTAGAGCtaaaacttttgagaaaaaaaaggtcGAACCATGCTGTTTACATGGCATGGTTACAACTTACAGTAAAGGCTTCTCTGTTCTCTGATTACATCTTCTAA
- the LOC133691084 gene encoding NADH dehydrogenase [ubiquinone] 1 beta subcomplex subunit 2-like, which translates to MAGGHGEGIAYKGLTMHKPKRWHTVTGKGLCAVMWFWVLYRAKQDGPVVLGWRHPWEGHDDHGHGHGH; encoded by the exons ATGGCAGGAGGGCATGGAGAGGGCATCGCTTACAAGGGCTTGACTATGCATAAGCCAAAGCGATGGCATACTGTAACTGGAAAGGGCTTGTGTGCTGTCATGTG GTTCTGGGTCTTGTACCGGGCTAAACAAGATGGTCCTGTAGTATTG GGCTGGCGGCATCCGTGGGAGGGCCATGATGATCATGGCCATGGACATGGGCACTAG
- the LOC133691181 gene encoding probable CoA ligase CCL5, with the protein MADNSSNLTVHPRSGFCKLNSVFYSKRKPIPLPQTDFLDTTTFIFSRPHHGKTAFIDAATGRHLSFKDLWRAVDSVATCLHDMGIRKGQVILLLSPNSIFFPIVCLSVMWLGAIITTTNPLNTPREIAKQIANSKPSLAFTTPELVSKLTESCSNLPIVLIDDETGTSIKTKANILTTLSEMVKREPRESRVRERVNQDDTATLLYSSGTTGESKGVVSSHKNLIAMVETIVERFRLNEGRHSFVCTVPMFHIYGLAAFATGILASGSTIIVLSKFEMGEMLSTIEKYRATYLPLVPPILVAMINGADQIRTKYDLSSLQSVLSGGAPLSKEVIEGFSNKYPGVTILQGYGLTESTAIGASTDTLEESRRYGTAGLLSPNTEAKIVDPESGKALPVNHTGELWLRAPSVMKGYFRNAEATSSTIDSEGWLRTGDLCYIDDDGFIFVVDRLKELIKYKGYQVPPAELEALLLAHPEISDAAVIPFPDKDVGQFPMAYVVRKAGSNLSEKAVEDFIAGQVAPYKRIRRVAFIAAIPKNPSGKILRKDLIKLATSKL; encoded by the exons ATGGCAGACAACAGCAGCAACCTCACAGTCCACCCAAGAAGCGGCTTTTGCAAATTAAACTCTGTTTTCTACAGCAAACGCAAGCCAATCCCACTCCCACAAACTGACTTCCTAGACACCACCACCTTCATCTTCTCCCGTCCTCACCACGGCAAAACAGCCTTCATCGACGCAGCAACCGGCCGCCACCTCTCCTTCAAAGACCTATGGAGAGCAGTAGATTCCGTTGCAACGTGTCTCCACGACATGGGAATCCGCAAAGGTCAAGTGATCCTCTTACTTTCTCCAAACTCCATTTTCTTCCCCATCGTTTGCCTCTCCGTCATGTGGTTAGGCGCCATAATTACCACCACTAACCCTCTCAACACTCCTCGTGAAATCGCTAAACAGATCGCCAACTCGAAACCTTCACTTGCTTTCACTACTCCCGAACTTGTTTCCAAACTCACCGAGTCATGCTCAAACCTACCCATCGTCCTCATAGACGACGAGACAGGAACCTCCATAAAAACAAAAGCCAACATTTTGACCACATTAAGCGAGATGGTAAAAAGGGAACCGAGGGAGAGCCGAGTTAGAGAGCGAGTTAACCAGGACGACACAGCTACGCTTCTCTACTCTTCAGGCACAACTGGAGAAAGCAAAGGTGTGGTGTCCTCACACAAGAACTTAATCGCGATGGTAGAAACAATTGTTGAACGGTTCAGATTAAACGAAGGAAGACACTCATTTGTTTGTACGGTCCCGATGTTTCACATCTACGGTTTAGCAGCGTTTGCCACGGGAATTCTGGCATCAGGATCAACGATCATCGTTCTCTCGAAATTCGAAATGGGAGAGATGTTATCAACAATTGAAAAATACCGGGCCACTTATTTACCACTCGTGCCGCCGATTCTTGTAGCGATGATTAATGGGGCTGATCAGATAAGGACGAAGTATGATTTGAGCTCGTTGCAATCGGTTTTATCTGGTGGGGCTCCATTGAGTAAGGAAGTGATTGAAGGGTTTTCGAATAAGTATCCAGGGGTCACGATTTTGCAAGGTTATGGTCTGACTGAGTCGACGGCGATTGGTGCCTCGACGGATACGTTGGAGGAGAGTAGGAGGTATGGTACGGCAGGGCTTTTGTCGCCGAATACGGAGGCTAAGATTGTGGACCCGGAGAGTGGTAAAGCTTTGCCGGTGAACCATACCGGTGAGCTTTGGCTTCGAGCTCCTTCTGTCATGAAAG GTTACTTTAGAAATGCTGAAGCTACATCATCGACAATTGATTCAGAGGGATGGTTAAGAACAGGGGATCTCTGCTACATTGATGATGATGGCTTCATTTTTGTGGTTGATCGGTTGAAGGAGTTGATTAAATACAAGGGATATCAG GTCCCTCCGGCGGAACTAGAGGCCTTGTTACTCGCTCATCCAGAGATTTCTGATGCTGCTGTAATACC ATTTCCTGACAAGGATGTGGGGCAGTTCCCCATGGCTTATGTGGTAAGAAAAGCCGGGAGCAATTTATCTGAGAAAGCTGTCGAGGATTTCATAGCAGGACAG GTGGCTCCATACAAAAGAATTCGGAGAGTTGCATTTATTGCTGCAATACCCAAGAATCCGTCTGGCAAGATTCTCCGGAAGGATCTTATCAAGCTCGCAACCTCCAAGCTATGA